One genomic window of Candidatus Thermoplasmatota archaeon includes the following:
- a CDS encoding dihydrolipoamide acetyltransferase family protein, producing the protein MVFEFKLPDIGEGVHEGEIVAWKVKEGDSVTENQPIVEVMTDKATVEITSPRTGVIAKVPVKEGQVVKVGEVILVIDEAGGAKPPAAPAKAAAPAKAKEEEKTLFDLPSDLSASSRRRPAAAKPAAAPAAPAAQAATVAVRPAGERALATPATRHRAREMGLDIQLVPGTGPNGRVTKDDLERFAKAGAAPAAGAFAVTVSAPPIASAAADTRLPLKGMRKAIFESMQRSEAYAVPFTYWDSCDVTDLVRLRKDAQKIAEEQGVKLSYLPFIVKAVVAGLKRYPDINAVVDEASHDLVRKAAYNIGIAVATERGLMVVVVKDADRKSVFQIGQEIEDLAEKARAGKASMDDLKGSTFTITSLGKDGGLGATPVINHPEVAILGVHKIEKRAAVAPDGETIVARDFMNLSGSFDHRYIDGHVAAAFVQHVITLLAKPNLLLLGTV; encoded by the coding sequence ATGGTCTTCGAGTTCAAGCTTCCCGACATCGGCGAAGGCGTCCACGAGGGCGAGATCGTCGCCTGGAAGGTCAAGGAAGGCGATTCGGTCACCGAGAACCAGCCCATCGTCGAGGTCATGACGGACAAGGCGACGGTCGAGATCACCTCGCCGCGCACGGGCGTGATCGCGAAGGTCCCCGTGAAGGAGGGCCAGGTCGTGAAGGTGGGCGAGGTCATCCTCGTCATCGACGAGGCCGGCGGCGCGAAGCCCCCGGCCGCGCCCGCGAAGGCCGCCGCCCCCGCGAAGGCGAAGGAGGAGGAGAAGACGCTCTTCGACCTTCCGAGCGACCTCAGCGCCTCGTCGCGCCGCCGCCCCGCGGCCGCGAAGCCCGCCGCGGCGCCCGCGGCCCCCGCCGCGCAGGCGGCCACGGTCGCCGTCCGCCCCGCGGGCGAGCGCGCCCTCGCGACGCCCGCGACGCGCCACCGCGCGCGCGAGATGGGCCTCGACATCCAGCTCGTTCCCGGCACCGGCCCGAACGGCCGCGTCACGAAGGACGACCTCGAGCGCTTCGCGAAGGCCGGCGCCGCCCCCGCCGCGGGCGCGTTCGCCGTCACCGTCTCCGCGCCGCCCATCGCAAGCGCCGCGGCGGACACGCGCCTGCCGCTCAAGGGCATGCGCAAGGCCATCTTCGAGAGCATGCAGCGCTCGGAGGCGTACGCGGTTCCGTTCACGTACTGGGATTCGTGCGACGTCACGGACCTCGTGAGGCTCCGCAAGGACGCGCAGAAGATCGCTGAGGAGCAGGGCGTGAAGCTCTCGTACCTGCCCTTCATCGTGAAGGCGGTCGTCGCGGGTCTCAAGCGCTACCCGGACATCAACGCGGTCGTCGACGAGGCGAGCCACGACCTCGTCCGCAAGGCCGCGTACAACATCGGCATCGCGGTCGCGACGGAGCGCGGCCTCATGGTCGTCGTGGTGAAGGACGCGGACCGCAAGAGCGTCTTCCAGATCGGCCAGGAGATCGAGGACCTCGCGGAGAAGGCCCGCGCGGGCAAGGCATCGATGGACGACCTCAAGGGCTCAACCTTCACGATCACGAGCCTCGGCAAGGACGGCGGCCTCGGGGCGACCCCGGTCATCAACCACCCGGAGGTCGCGATCCTCGGCGTGCACAAGATCGAGAAGCGCGCGGCCGTGGCGCCCGATGGCGAGACGATCGTCGCCCGGGACTTCATGAACCTCTCGGGGAGCTTCGACCACCGCTACATCGACGGCCACGTCGCGGCGGCCTTCGTGCAGCACGTGATCACGCTCCTTGCGAAGCCCAACCTGCTGCTCCTCGGCACGGTCTGA
- the lipA gene encoding lipoyl synthase has protein sequence MLAARFPVWLTISPPGGEAYSRIKSTLRERSLHTVCEEARCPNVAECWSSGTATFMLMGDTCTRGCRFCAVKTAKNPAPLDPDEPAKVSQSVGLMGLTYVVLTSVDRDDLPDQGAGHFAAVVRRLKEDHPGLLVEVLIPDFQGDEALLAEVVRAGPDVVAHNVETVRRLTPTVRDPRATYDQSLAVLRALKRLDPTRKTKSSLMLGLGETEDEVLDALVDLRAADVDVVTFGQYLRPSSWHLPVVEFVKPGTFDEYAAIARDMGFLYAASGPLVRSSYKAGELFLSNLLARERRAAALADDTGGSPIHASEV, from the coding sequence ATTTTGGCGGCGCGTTTCCCGGTGTGGTTGACGATCTCGCCCCCAGGGGGCGAAGCCTATTCGCGCATCAAGTCCACGCTGCGCGAGCGGTCGCTCCACACCGTCTGCGAGGAGGCGCGCTGCCCCAACGTCGCCGAGTGCTGGAGCTCCGGCACGGCGACCTTCATGCTCATGGGGGACACGTGCACGCGCGGCTGCCGCTTCTGCGCCGTCAAGACCGCGAAGAACCCGGCGCCCCTCGACCCGGACGAGCCCGCGAAGGTCTCGCAGTCGGTTGGCCTCATGGGCCTCACGTACGTCGTCCTCACGAGCGTCGACCGCGACGACCTCCCCGACCAGGGGGCGGGCCACTTCGCGGCCGTCGTCCGCCGCCTCAAGGAGGACCACCCCGGCCTCCTCGTCGAGGTCCTCATCCCCGACTTCCAGGGGGACGAGGCGCTTCTCGCGGAGGTCGTCCGCGCCGGCCCCGACGTCGTCGCCCACAACGTCGAGACGGTGCGCCGCCTCACGCCCACGGTCCGCGACCCTCGGGCGACGTACGACCAGAGCCTCGCGGTGCTCCGCGCCCTGAAGCGCCTCGATCCGACGCGCAAGACGAAGTCGAGCCTCATGCTCGGGCTCGGCGAGACCGAGGACGAGGTGCTCGACGCCCTCGTGGACCTCCGGGCGGCCGACGTGGACGTCGTCACGTTCGGCCAATACCTGCGCCCCTCGTCGTGGCACCTGCCCGTCGTCGAGTTCGTGAAGCCCGGGACGTTCGACGAGTACGCGGCCATCGCCCGCGACATGGGCTTCCTCTACGCAGCCTCCGGGCCGCTCGTGCGCTCGTCCTACAAGGCGGGCGAGCTCTTCCTTTCCAACCTGCTCGCGCGAGAGCGCCGCGCCGCGGCGCTCGCGGACGACACGGGAGGTTCCCCGATCCATGCAAGCGAAGTCTGA
- a CDS encoding histone deacetylase — MKRGLLYDHDAFDRHDTGFHVENATRLVEARRALARLDCAGVETVAAAPASRSLLRRVHPDEHLDAVEAQCARSEAFDADTPVVPASWRAALLASGAAADAAVRTLKGDADAAFVLSRPPGHHATPTRAMGFCLLNHAAVAAEAALAAGARRVAIVDPDVHHGNGTQDAFYARRDVFYASLHEWPLYPGTGAAGERGAGAGLGYTLNMPVPAATGERGFDGLVEGLLLPALRAFAPDLLVVSAGYDAHAADPLGHLLLSSLYYHDLFSKLAAIAPVVAVLEGGYDPVALGRSVAGSVAALAGASPPAWPEARQPGRDLGSLVEDLRKLHADAGPLA, encoded by the coding sequence GTGAAGCGCGGCCTCCTCTACGACCACGACGCCTTCGACCGGCACGACACGGGCTTCCACGTCGAGAACGCGACGCGGCTCGTCGAGGCCCGTCGGGCGCTCGCGCGGCTCGATTGCGCGGGCGTCGAGACCGTCGCGGCGGCGCCGGCGTCGCGGAGCCTGCTCCGCCGAGTCCACCCCGATGAGCATCTCGACGCGGTGGAAGCGCAGTGCGCGCGGAGCGAGGCGTTCGACGCGGACACGCCCGTCGTTCCGGCCTCGTGGCGCGCCGCGCTGCTCGCCTCGGGCGCCGCGGCCGACGCGGCCGTCCGGACGCTCAAGGGTGACGCCGACGCGGCCTTCGTCCTCTCGCGACCTCCGGGGCACCACGCGACGCCGACCCGCGCGATGGGCTTCTGCCTCCTCAACCACGCGGCCGTCGCCGCCGAGGCCGCGCTCGCCGCGGGCGCGCGCCGCGTCGCGATCGTGGACCCGGACGTGCACCACGGCAACGGGACGCAGGACGCGTTCTACGCGCGCCGCGACGTCTTCTACGCGAGCCTCCACGAATGGCCGCTCTACCCCGGCACGGGCGCGGCCGGCGAGCGCGGCGCGGGCGCGGGTCTCGGCTACACGCTCAACATGCCTGTTCCCGCGGCGACGGGCGAGCGCGGATTCGACGGGCTCGTCGAAGGGCTGCTCCTCCCGGCCCTGCGGGCCTTCGCGCCGGACCTTCTTGTCGTGAGCGCGGGGTACGACGCGCACGCGGCGGACCCGCTCGGTCACCTGCTCCTCTCGAGCCTCTACTACCACGACCTGTTCTCGAAGCTCGCGGCGATCGCGCCCGTCGTCGCCGTCCTCGAGGGGGGCTACGATCCCGTCGCGCTCGGCCGGAGCGTCGCGGGGAGCGTCGCGGCCCTCGCGGGCGCGTCGCCTCCCGCGTGGCCCGAGGCGCGTCAGCCGGGGCGCGACCTCGGGTCGCTCGTCGAGGACCTGCGGAAGCTCCACGCGGACGCGGGCCCGCTCGCGTGA
- a CDS encoding alpha-ketoacid dehydrogenase subunit beta, which yields MPEMTLVQAVNNALLTEMDQDERVVVLGEDVGKNGGVFRATDGLQAKFGEARVIDTPLAEAGIIGAAIGMALNGLRPVPEIQFQDFIFPAFDQIVNEAAKIRYRSGGQYTVPMVIRTPYGGGIRGGHYHSQSGEAYFTHTPGLKVVIPSNPYDTKGLLIASIRDPDPVMFLEPKRIYRAMKAEVPDGAYTVPIGKAATAREGQDVTLLAYGAMLHISLEAAKEAEAEGISCEVVDLRSLVPLDEEAVLKSVRKTGRAVIVHEAPRTTGFGAELSALIAEEAIDALEAPIYRVTGFDTPFPYTLEHDYMPTVDRVLAAIRKAKSY from the coding sequence ATGCCCGAGATGACGCTCGTGCAGGCCGTCAACAACGCCCTGCTCACGGAGATGGACCAGGATGAGCGCGTCGTCGTCCTCGGCGAGGACGTCGGCAAGAACGGCGGCGTGTTCCGCGCGACGGACGGCCTCCAGGCCAAGTTCGGCGAGGCCCGCGTCATCGACACGCCGCTTGCGGAGGCCGGCATCATCGGCGCCGCGATCGGCATGGCGCTCAACGGCCTGCGCCCGGTTCCGGAGATCCAGTTCCAGGACTTCATCTTCCCCGCATTCGACCAGATCGTGAACGAGGCCGCGAAGATCCGCTACCGCTCGGGCGGCCAGTACACGGTCCCCATGGTCATCCGCACGCCGTACGGCGGCGGCATCCGCGGCGGGCACTACCACTCGCAGTCCGGCGAGGCGTACTTCACGCACACGCCCGGCCTCAAGGTCGTCATCCCGTCGAACCCCTACGACACGAAGGGTCTCCTGATCGCCTCAATCCGCGACCCCGACCCCGTGATGTTCCTCGAGCCGAAGCGCATCTACCGCGCCATGAAGGCCGAGGTCCCGGACGGCGCGTACACGGTCCCCATCGGCAAGGCCGCGACCGCGCGCGAGGGCCAGGACGTCACGCTCCTCGCGTACGGCGCGATGCTCCACATCTCGCTCGAGGCCGCGAAGGAGGCCGAGGCCGAGGGCATCTCGTGCGAGGTCGTCGACCTGCGCTCGCTCGTGCCGCTCGACGAGGAAGCCGTCCTCAAGTCGGTGCGGAAGACGGGCCGCGCGGTCATCGTCCACGAGGCGCCGCGCACGACGGGCTTCGGCGCCGAGCTTTCCGCGCTCATCGCGGAAGAGGCGATCGACGCGCTCGAGGCCCCGATCTACCGCGTGACCGGCTTCGACACGCCGTTCCCCTACACGCTCGAGCACGACTACATGCCCACGGTCGACCGCGTCCTCGCGGCGATCCGCAAGGCGAAGAGCTACTGA
- a CDS encoding PKD domain-containing protein, with amino-acid sequence MASRRLLAAALAALFLAPSLGAALPAPGVGAATGVDRSLVEAIDETSRAFARVGVGELAHRLPPDVRTLLHPPSPEWQAAPAWWRPEPQLKTLQHGEVVTNGTWTGNLELAGLYVIEGNLTIALAHVTVPAGMGLTLSVRPGGALTIENATLVADGWATIASAGRLTILDSRLDRFALEVADGPAPVTIERSAFTGDRWEWAVIATPNATLRANVFRSYPLILESSCQACTYPGPGALVEGNAFETARMMNHVYVRAPSVVRGNAFSGGYGGIDILCAPCSGGASDVLVEDNVFAGGRGIGVDGPAYIRANRFAATRIGVHAGGACGFCASGASPLVEANVFSGGENGVFAAAATVVRLNRFEGLDVAVGAQDDAVIESNVFEANRLAGSFNGASSVLVARNVLHANVKGFLCGGDATVRFEENLFNLTVFAAYGGTTGITIPNVGSLPGSRCSLARNYYNVIGGDAEVVVYGADDTRDPAPAATRPSAAALGMPPGFGPRLPVRVVSSSETWTASSAPSRTSAVVVTGQGVSLRITGGSIDLEGGYIGSRQNGTLDVAGAGPGWVAFSNGTILLGHRGSTTQDSLAGVRILEPAPASGAIVLSESRARIADSRIENQEVAILMDVANLANGAKNALTIERATFRNMSSAVSGLGFATIRGSTFLEVGIGVVSLLAPAPDVSSSEFVGGAAAVAAVIAPGGSFVGSSSTAQRVGVLVAIANGFTVSGSSIEYNAFGVFALAAGVSGSTSNVFHNVVAGVLAEAILGIASQVSFTASCGRDDLIMAAGGSTATFTPAVSCPHPEPFPLRFTPRVAGGPGNPSTLVVPSGPLAGPYVAARGGTLLVKGVSIDRGCVTMPCPKDSSFVIGSKLGGTLVIEDARMSGLAVGFSGIGTRMIRGECESCMMYSLNPSGQREASGFEPPVGPGFRIERSRLSYSNLNILHAEGPTSFSESLLAGGTVVLTDRADLTITRSHVHGAVIRADPRPNAAPPNLHSRLTIRDSNFRAWDVVVADGDDSWPGTPAAPIDLRRNWWGDPCGARKETCEGAHAEPAAGSEVDPPAPPPLTDEPLPGPVNVSPILGSVLAPSTATRIADATFVATATGIAGVPLTFTWDFGAGNVARGAAVAHRFDRLGLHRVTLNVSDDLGGYTILERSVNVLNVAPRASFGRDPAIVYENETVRFVDTSVDDDGAIVRWSWSFGDGATSDVASPEHVFAKRGLYPVKLTVWDDDGASASATASVRVRSLVNEPPLADFAWGCFADAPADLCFFDRSTDVDGAVVEWRWDFGDGNVSSARNPRHVFAASGQHNVCLTATDDGGANDTRCRIALVDDRLVGVVSATPGTLLAPTRLTLTLLWDDGRPAANVAYSLESWPVGAKGDLGRARFLGTTDAEGRASRAFLDFGLANAPGAHGWRFTAVTTQGLGGNAEFASGEGTYDVRIA; translated from the coding sequence ATGGCGTCCCGGCGCCTCCTGGCGGCGGCCCTTGCCGCGCTCTTTCTCGCGCCGAGCCTGGGGGCCGCCCTTCCGGCGCCCGGGGTCGGGGCGGCGACCGGCGTCGACCGCAGTCTCGTCGAGGCGATCGACGAGACTTCGCGCGCCTTCGCCCGCGTGGGCGTCGGCGAGCTTGCGCATCGCCTCCCGCCTGACGTCCGGACCCTGCTGCATCCGCCGTCGCCCGAATGGCAGGCCGCACCGGCCTGGTGGCGCCCCGAACCGCAGCTCAAAACGCTCCAGCACGGCGAGGTCGTCACGAACGGAACCTGGACCGGCAATCTCGAGCTCGCGGGCCTGTACGTGATCGAGGGCAATCTCACGATCGCGCTCGCCCACGTCACCGTTCCAGCCGGAATGGGCCTGACCCTCAGCGTCCGACCCGGAGGCGCGCTGACGATCGAGAACGCGACGCTCGTCGCCGACGGATGGGCCACGATCGCTTCGGCCGGACGCCTCACGATCCTCGACAGCCGGCTGGATCGATTCGCCCTCGAGGTCGCGGACGGCCCGGCACCGGTGACGATCGAGCGGAGCGCCTTCACGGGGGATCGCTGGGAGTGGGCTGTCATCGCCACGCCGAACGCGACCCTCCGAGCGAACGTTTTCCGCTCCTATCCCCTCATCCTCGAGTCGAGCTGCCAGGCGTGCACCTATCCGGGCCCGGGCGCGCTCGTCGAGGGCAATGCGTTCGAAACCGCGCGAATGATGAACCATGTCTACGTCCGGGCGCCCTCCGTCGTGCGCGGCAATGCGTTTTCGGGAGGATATGGGGGGATCGACATCCTCTGCGCGCCGTGCTCGGGCGGCGCGAGCGACGTCCTCGTGGAGGACAACGTGTTCGCGGGCGGCCGCGGCATCGGCGTCGACGGCCCGGCCTACATCCGCGCGAACCGGTTCGCCGCCACGCGGATCGGGGTTCACGCGGGCGGCGCCTGCGGATTCTGCGCGAGCGGAGCTTCGCCCCTCGTCGAGGCGAACGTGTTCTCGGGCGGCGAGAACGGCGTTTTCGCGGCCGCGGCGACCGTCGTCCGTCTCAACCGGTTCGAAGGGCTCGACGTCGCGGTCGGCGCGCAGGACGACGCCGTCATCGAATCGAACGTCTTCGAGGCGAACCGGCTCGCGGGAAGCTTCAACGGCGCGTCGTCGGTCCTCGTTGCGCGCAACGTCCTCCACGCGAACGTCAAGGGCTTCCTCTGCGGAGGCGACGCGACGGTCCGCTTCGAGGAGAACCTCTTCAACCTCACCGTCTTCGCGGCCTATGGGGGCACGACGGGGATCACCATCCCGAACGTGGGCTCTCTTCCCGGCTCGCGCTGCTCGCTCGCGCGCAACTACTACAACGTCATCGGGGGAGACGCGGAGGTCGTCGTCTATGGCGCGGACGACACGCGCGATCCCGCGCCCGCGGCGACGCGACCCTCCGCGGCCGCGCTGGGGATGCCCCCGGGGTTCGGTCCTCGGCTTCCCGTGCGCGTGGTCTCCTCGAGCGAGACGTGGACCGCGTCGTCGGCCCCGTCCCGCACCTCCGCGGTCGTGGTCACGGGTCAAGGCGTGAGCCTGCGGATCACGGGAGGCTCGATCGATCTCGAGGGCGGCTACATCGGGTCCCGTCAGAACGGCACCCTCGACGTCGCGGGAGCCGGGCCGGGATGGGTCGCGTTCTCGAACGGCACGATCCTTCTCGGCCACCGCGGCTCGACGACGCAGGACAGCCTCGCGGGCGTCCGCATCCTCGAACCGGCGCCCGCGTCCGGCGCCATCGTCCTTTCCGAATCGCGCGCGCGCATCGCGGATTCGCGGATCGAGAACCAGGAGGTCGCGATCCTCATGGACGTCGCGAACCTCGCGAACGGCGCGAAGAACGCGCTCACCATCGAGCGTGCGACCTTCCGCAACATGAGCTCGGCCGTTTCAGGGCTCGGGTTCGCGACCATCCGCGGCTCGACCTTCCTCGAGGTCGGCATCGGCGTCGTGTCGCTTCTCGCCCCCGCGCCCGACGTCTCGTCGAGCGAGTTCGTGGGCGGGGCCGCGGCCGTGGCGGCCGTGATCGCGCCCGGGGGATCCTTCGTGGGCTCGTCCTCGACGGCGCAACGGGTCGGCGTGCTCGTCGCCATCGCCAACGGCTTCACCGTCTCGGGCTCCTCGATCGAGTACAACGCCTTCGGCGTCTTCGCGCTCGCGGCCGGCGTATCCGGGTCGACGAGCAACGTCTTCCACAACGTCGTCGCGGGCGTCCTCGCGGAGGCCATCCTCGGCATCGCGAGCCAGGTGAGCTTCACGGCCTCCTGCGGCCGCGACGACCTCATCATGGCGGCGGGGGGAAGCACTGCGACCTTCACCCCGGCCGTCTCGTGTCCGCACCCGGAGCCGTTTCCCCTGAGGTTCACCCCCCGCGTCGCCGGCGGGCCCGGGAATCCGTCGACCCTCGTCGTGCCGAGCGGCCCGCTCGCGGGCCCGTACGTCGCGGCGCGCGGCGGCACGCTTCTCGTGAAGGGCGTCTCGATCGATCGGGGCTGCGTGACGATGCCGTGCCCGAAGGACTCCTCGTTCGTCATCGGGAGCAAGCTGGGTGGAACGCTCGTCATCGAGGATGCGAGGATGTCGGGGCTCGCCGTCGGCTTCTCGGGCATCGGCACACGCATGATCCGCGGCGAGTGCGAATCCTGCATGATGTATTCCTTGAATCCGTCGGGGCAACGGGAAGCCTCCGGATTCGAGCCTCCGGTCGGGCCCGGTTTCCGCATCGAGCGCAGCCGCCTATCCTACTCGAACCTCAACATCCTGCACGCCGAGGGGCCGACATCCTTCTCGGAAAGTCTCCTCGCCGGCGGGACCGTCGTGCTCACGGACCGCGCCGACCTCACCATCACCCGTTCGCACGTCCATGGCGCCGTCATCCGCGCCGACCCGCGGCCGAATGCGGCTCCCCCCAACCTGCATTCCCGCCTCACGATCCGGGACTCGAATTTCCGCGCATGGGATGTCGTGGTCGCCGACGGAGACGACTCGTGGCCGGGGACCCCCGCGGCCCCGATCGACCTCAGGCGCAACTGGTGGGGCGATCCGTGCGGCGCCCGGAAGGAGACCTGCGAGGGCGCCCATGCGGAGCCTGCGGCCGGAAGCGAGGTCGATCCTCCCGCGCCGCCGCCGCTCACCGATGAGCCGCTTCCCGGGCCCGTGAACGTCTCCCCCATCCTCGGGAGCGTCCTGGCGCCTTCGACCGCGACCCGCATCGCGGATGCGACCTTCGTCGCGACGGCGACCGGCATCGCGGGCGTCCCGTTGACCTTCACGTGGGATTTCGGGGCCGGGAACGTCGCGAGGGGCGCGGCTGTCGCCCACCGCTTCGACCGCCTCGGTCTCCATCGCGTGACGCTCAACGTCTCGGACGACCTCGGAGGATACACGATCCTCGAGCGATCCGTCAACGTGCTGAACGTCGCGCCGCGCGCCTCGTTCGGACGCGACCCGGCGATCGTGTACGAGAACGAGACCGTGCGCTTCGTCGACACGAGCGTCGACGACGATGGCGCGATCGTGCGATGGTCATGGAGCTTCGGCGACGGCGCGACGAGCGACGTCGCGTCGCCGGAGCACGTGTTCGCGAAGCGCGGCCTCTATCCGGTGAAGCTCACGGTCTGGGACGACGACGGCGCGAGCGCTTCGGCGACCGCGAGCGTCAGGGTGCGGAGCCTCGTCAACGAGCCCCCCCTCGCGGATTTCGCCTGGGGCTGCTTCGCGGACGCGCCCGCGGACCTCTGCTTCTTCGATCGATCGACCGACGTGGACGGCGCCGTCGTCGAATGGCGCTGGGATTTCGGGGACGGCAACGTCTCGAGCGCGCGCAACCCGCGTCACGTGTTCGCCGCGAGCGGCCAGCACAACGTGTGCCTCACCGCGACGGACGACGGCGGAGCGAACGACACGCGCTGCCGCATCGCCCTCGTGGACGACCGCCTCGTGGGCGTGGTCTCGGCGACGCCGGGAACGCTCCTTGCGCCCACGCGGCTCACGCTCACGCTCCTTTGGGACGACGGGCGACCGGCCGCGAACGTCGCCTACAGCCTCGAGTCGTGGCCTGTCGGCGCGAAGGGCGACCTCGGTCGGGCGCGCTTCCTGGGGACGACCGACGCCGAAGGCCGCGCGAGCCGCGCGTTTCTCGATTTCGGCCTCGCGAACGCTCCCGGCGCGCACGGTTGGCGCTTCACCGCGGTCACCACGCAAGGCCTCGGGGGCAATGCGGAATTCGCCTCGGGCGAAGGAACCTACGACGTTCGGATCGCGTGA
- the trxA gene encoding thioredoxin codes for MPPVVELDDQSFEPFIGDENVLVDFSAEWCGPCRYQEPILKELAEETGGSARIGKLDIDASPNVAGRFGVMGVPTLIVFRKGREIRRFVGVTAKDRLKDALEAR; via the coding sequence ATGCCTCCCGTCGTGGAGCTGGACGACCAGAGCTTCGAGCCCTTCATCGGCGACGAGAACGTTCTCGTGGATTTCTCCGCCGAATGGTGCGGCCCCTGCCGCTACCAGGAACCGATCCTCAAGGAGCTCGCCGAGGAGACGGGGGGAAGCGCCCGGATCGGCAAGCTCGACATCGATGCGAGCCCCAATGTCGCGGGTCGCTTCGGCGTCATGGGCGTTCCCACGCTCATCGTGTTCCGCAAGGGCCGCGAGATCCGTCGTTTCGTCGGCGTGACCGCGAAGGACCGCCTCAAGGACGCGCTCGAGGCGCGTTGA
- the pdhA gene encoding pyruvate dehydrogenase (acetyl-transferring) E1 component subunit alpha, which yields MQAKSDLFQVLKPDGTVVKEREPALKEAELVAIYETMVRVRMLNERGMNLQRQGRINFYIGSEGQEAVHVGAGAALTGEDWYFPHYRDPGVALLRGATVESMVHQLYGNAKDPNKGRQMPNHYAYREQNFFSISSPLTTQVPQAVGAAYAMKLRREKHVAVASFGDGSTSEGDFHVGMNFAAVWKCPVVFLCQNNQYAISVPVRLQSATDTFAEKAIAYGMESLRVDGNDALAMYVAMKQAADKARRGEGPMLIEAVTFRMGPHSSSDDPKRYVPPALLEEWKKKDPIDRFRLYLEKRGAWNAAREEKLRADVTAEIQAAVQAAEATAAPPVEDVFTDVFEEMTPQLEKQLADLKQYTEEH from the coding sequence ATGCAAGCGAAGTCTGATCTCTTCCAGGTCCTGAAGCCGGACGGCACCGTCGTCAAGGAGCGCGAGCCCGCCCTCAAGGAGGCCGAACTCGTCGCGATCTACGAGACGATGGTCCGCGTGCGCATGCTCAACGAGCGCGGGATGAACCTCCAGCGCCAGGGCCGCATCAACTTCTACATCGGATCGGAGGGCCAGGAGGCCGTCCACGTCGGCGCGGGCGCCGCGCTCACGGGCGAAGACTGGTACTTCCCGCACTACCGCGACCCGGGCGTCGCGCTCCTGCGCGGCGCGACCGTCGAGAGCATGGTGCACCAGCTCTACGGCAACGCGAAGGACCCGAACAAGGGCCGCCAGATGCCGAACCACTACGCCTACCGCGAGCAGAACTTCTTCTCCATCTCCTCGCCCCTCACCACGCAGGTCCCGCAGGCCGTCGGCGCGGCGTACGCGATGAAGCTCCGCCGGGAGAAGCACGTCGCGGTCGCCTCGTTCGGCGACGGCTCGACCTCGGAGGGCGATTTCCACGTCGGCATGAACTTCGCCGCCGTCTGGAAGTGCCCGGTCGTCTTCCTCTGCCAGAACAACCAATATGCGATCTCGGTTCCCGTCCGCCTCCAGTCGGCGACGGACACCTTCGCCGAGAAGGCGATCGCGTACGGCATGGAGAGCCTGCGCGTGGACGGCAACGACGCCCTCGCGATGTACGTGGCGATGAAGCAGGCCGCCGACAAGGCGCGCCGCGGCGAGGGCCCCATGCTCATCGAGGCGGTCACCTTCCGCATGGGCCCGCACTCCTCCTCGGACGACCCGAAGCGATACGTCCCGCCGGCGCTTCTCGAGGAATGGAAGAAGAAGGACCCGATCGACCGGTTCCGGCTCTACCTCGAGAAGCGCGGCGCGTGGAACGCGGCGCGCGAGGAGAAGCTCCGCGCGGACGTCACGGCCGAGATCCAGGCCGCCGTGCAGGCCGCCGAAGCGACGGCGGCCCCGCCCGTCGAGGACGTCTTCACGGACGTCTTCGAGGAGATGACCCCGCAGCTCGAGAAGCAGCTCGCCGATCTCAAGCAGTACACGGAGGAACACTGA